In the Setaria italica strain Yugu1 chromosome VI, Setaria_italica_v2.0, whole genome shotgun sequence genome, one interval contains:
- the LOC101770600 gene encoding tonoplast dicarboxylate transporter, protein MDKHGSFGGSSSSEDVEAPLLLPPPPPGRDDGANRKDRPAAWVRAVLAHTYPAVASGPAACAAVCALVDLGPAHRGARNMLAVLAWVFLWWVTGAVPLAVASMAPLFLFPLFGVAGADAVAKSYMDDVISLIIGSFILALAIEHYQIHRRLALNITALFCGDPVRPPLLLLGITGTTFFVSMWIHNTACTVMMMPVATGILQRLPRGGAGAPGCQEEEEEEVRRFSKAVVLGVVYASAIGGMATLTGTGVNIILVGMWSTYFPDQEPITFSSWMSFGLPMALIIFVALWVTLCFMYCSKNTGKALSAYLDRSHLRRELSLLGPMAFAEKMVLAVFGGLIVLWMTKSLTDDIPGWGALFHNNVGDGTVTIMMATLLFVIPSGKNKGEKLMDWNKCRKLQWDIILLLGAGFAIADGFSSSGLTDILSDGLRFLKDAQTVVIVPVACVVAAVITEFTSDDATTTLVLPLFAELAKSINVHPVLLMISGAVGAQLSYLLPTGSPSNVVGFSTGHITIKDLVTTGLPLKIVGIASLTILLPSLGSQIFGTNSRS, encoded by the exons ATGGACAAGCACGGCAGCTTCGGAGGGAGCTCGTCGTCCGAGGACGTGGAGGCGCCgctgctcctgccgccgccgccgcccgggcgcGACGACGGGGCCAACAGGAAggaccggccggcggcgtgggtgcGCGCGGTGCTCGCGCACACTTACCCGGCCGTGGCGTCGGGCCCCGCGGCGTGCGCGGCCGTGTGCGCGCTCGTCGACCTCGGCCCGGCCCACCGCGGGGCGCGCAACATGCTCGCCGTGCTCGCGTGGGTGTTCCTCTGGTGGGTCACCGGCGCCGTGCCGCTGGCCGTCGCCTCCATGGCGccgctcttcctcttcccgctcttcggcgtcgccggcgccgacgccgtcgccaaGTCTTACATGGACGACGTCATCTCGCTCATCATCGGCAGCTTCATCCTCGCCCTCGCCATCGAGCACTACCAAATCCACCGTCGCCTCGCCCTCAAC ATCACGGCGCTGTTCTGCGGGGACCCGgtgcggccgccgctgctgctgctggggatCACCGGCACCACCTTCTTCGTCAGCATGTGGATCCACAACACGGCGTGCACGGTCATGATGATGCCGGTGGCGACGGGGATCCTGCAGAGGCTGCcgcggggcggcgccggggcgcCCGGgtgccaggaggaggaggaggaggaggtgcggcggttCTCCAAGGCGGTGGTGCTCGGCGTGGTGTACGCGTCGGCGATCGGGGGGATGGCGACGCTGACGGGCACCGGCGTCAACATCATCCTGGTCGGGATGTGGTCCACATACTTCCCGGACCAGGAGCCCATCACCTTCAGTTCATGGATGTCCTTCGGGCTGCCCATGGCGCTCATCATCTTCGTGGCGCTCTGGGTCACCCTCTGCTTCATGTACTGCTCCAAGAACACCGGCAAGGCACTCTCTGCTTACCTGGACAGAAGCCATCTGAGAAGAGAGCTCAGCTTGTTAG GTCCAATGGCTTTTGCAGAGAAGATGGTTTTGGCTGTGTTTGGG GGTCTAATTGTGCTATGGATGACCAAGAGCCTGACAGATGACATACCTGGGTGGGGAGCTCTCTTCCACAACAACGTTGGAGACGGAACAGTCACC ATCATGATGGCTACACTGCTCTTCGTAATCCCAAGTGGAAAGAACAAGGGCGAGAAGCTGATGGACTGGAACAAGTGCAGGAAGCTCCAGTGGGACAtaatcctcctcctcggcgcagGCTTCGCCATTGCTGACGGCTTCAGCTCAAGTGGCCTGACTGATATCCTCTCTGACGGGCTCAGGTTCCTGAAGGACGCGCAGACGGTGGTCATCGTTCCTGTGGCCTGCGTTGTTGCTGCTGTCATCACAGAGTTCACGTCTGATGATGCAACCACGACGCTGGTGTTGCCTCTGTTCGCGGAGTTGGCGAAGTCTATCAATGTGCACCCGGTGTTGCTTATGATTTCTGGAGCAGTTGGGGCTCAGCTATCATACTTGTTGCCTACTGGATCACCGTCAAACGTCGTTGGGTTCAGTACTGGCCACATTACCATCAAGGATCTTGTAACTACCGGGCTACCCCTGAAGATTGTCGGAATCGCATCTCTGACAATCTTGCTGCCAAGTTTAG GATCACAGATTTTTGGCACAAACAGCAGGTCCTAG